A region of Dermochelys coriacea isolate rDerCor1 chromosome 1, rDerCor1.pri.v4, whole genome shotgun sequence DNA encodes the following proteins:
- the GCC2 gene encoding GRIP and coiled-coil domain-containing protein 2 isoform X3, with translation MEVQDAGQDMVASYATPGSGKSKLDTLSKDDLIKFAKKQMMLMQKVKSRCTELEKEIELKSKPAAGGADDIIQALSERLDAVLLEKAEIQQQCVALKKENAKRKQEAEVAVTKTEVLQKQLEQSSIDHLKDTEGLKNEVVRAQSKFNEDLAKLQKELQEEVKKQMWLAEQLELHSNQQEETKRLQEEVQQIKHTYEEQISCLNKQLKTISEDKNKEIENLQEVIKNNSEHHCTEINNLHEELVQLKDAHQEEVSELMCQLEATSKEYEEERNQINRRKLDLTEQHLVKEESMKDELCASNEKYEHELDQLRDTVNKNKENETDVKDVQGETYVDTKMEEKVKHLEHILKELESQHSILKDELTYMNNVKLKLEEEMQRAKDEYFHEREDLEFKINELLLAKEDHCCVIEKLKSELQATRHQYEITVKEHNLEVQNLREKQEREISELHQTLLSNSEKENMALVFEIQDLKEQYQKLIQEKEEAVFSYESLRETLETLQTELGESAGKISQEFESMKQQQASDVSELQQKLRAAFNEKDVLLETVNHLQEEAEKLSSKQAELKHKIVSFQEANAAMVISLDQKETTVKELEEKVTSLASQKNGILHELKSSAEEVEKLQEMCKKEEEKVLELQQQAEFVNQRNSELKKNVEDLTETLKEALKEKDENNQKLVQLEEQMEALLLDRKSLLSQACTLHEENEKINKEKDKISSNLEKVASEKDWLVFKEQAESLEKKLQIAVEEKDHLTMLLENKQAHVLLVKTQLYSLLEQIGSRLSDDDDEHDAINLLQVANESLAKMKEEQQSLTLQNDEKVLQLQQKVERLQKENVVQCAELRSLLENIEKEKSLLTEKLEGALSEKAALQLDIQERKSANEKARNENQDLLACIEEISQKLACYESQIQEQQKESFTEEQENLKLSLEQREAELRNVKAELTSLKDFMEKSSVKNDQQSSVAELQEKIVCLENQSAEREEKLNKVKVIAVKARKELDSSRKEVQSLREELELVRSEKDQLSTSMRDIIQGAESYKNLLLEYDKQAEQLDLEKDRATNLEHQMDDLRRQLQTSTQQKDQLNSANEDLMARIETLQSNVKLLEAQILETQKAKAKVDKELEAEKFLKEQKIKDHSSAVRELEELQLQLQKEKKHLQKTMQELELARRDAQKSTLMDMEMADYERLVKELNQKITDKNNKIEDLEQEIRIQKQKQETLQEEIKSLQSSVLQYEERNSQIKQLLVKTKKELADSRQAENDHLILQASLKGELEASQQQVEVYKIQLAELTSEKHKIQEHLRTSLEQHQRTLSAYQQKIATLQEECNTAKGNLCRLIGHFHKSWLIPSWAMQSIHPGCSSATLTWYEAVVWPVLSLGCYICKRKRVLTPQRST, from the exons ATGGAG gtgcAAGATGCTGGACAAGATATGGTGGCTTCCTATGCCACACCAGGAAGTGGTAAATCGAAG CTGGATACACTGTCCAAAGATGATCTCATCAAATTTGCGAAGAAGCAAATGATGCTTATGCAGAAGGTGAAGTCAAGATGCACAG aattggaaaaagaaatTGAACTCAAATCAAAAccagctgctggaggagctgaTGATATTATTCAG GCTCTCTCAGAAAGGCTGGATGCTGTTCTTCTGGAAAAAGCAGAGATCCAGCAGCAGTGCGTAGCcctcaaaaaagaaaatgctaaaaggaaacaagaagcaGAG GTTGCTGTAACTAAGACAGAAGTACTGCAGAAGCAGTTGGAACAATCCAGCATTGACCACTTGAAAGATACTGAAGGCCTTAAGAATGAAGTAGTAAGAGCACAGTCCAAATTCAATGAAGACTTAGCCAAACTGCAGAAAGAACTGCAGgaagaagtgaagaaacaaatgtgGCTTGCAGAACAGCTTGAACTTCATAGTAATCAACAAGAGGAAACTAAAAGACTACAAGAAGAGGTCCAGCAAATTAAGCATACATATGAGGAACAGATTTCATGTCTCAACAAACAGTTGAAAACTATCAGTGAggataaaaacaaagaaattgaaAATCTGCAAGAAGTTATCAAAAATAATTCTGAACATCATTGTACTGAAATCAATAATCTGCATGAAGAACTTGTACAACTGAAGGATGCACACCAGGAAGAGGTGTCAGAATTGATGTGTCAGCTTGAAGCCACTTCTAAAGAATATGAAGAGGAGCGAAACCAGATAAATCGACGAAAGCTGGACTTAACAGAGCAGCACTTGGTAAAAGAAGAAAGCATGAAGGATGAATTATGTGCTAGTAATGAGAAATATGAACATGAATTGGATCAACTAAGagatactgtaaataaaaataaagaaaatgagacAGATGTTAAAGATGTACAAGGAGAAACTTATGTGGacacaaaaatggaagaaaaggtcAAACACttagaacatattttaaaagaactggaATCTCAACACAGTATATTAAAAGATGAATTAACCTATATGAATAATGTTAAGTTAAAACTGGAGGAGGAAATGCAGCGTGCAAAGGATGAGTATTTTCATGAGCGGGAAGACTTGGAGTTTAAAATTAATGAACTGCTACTTGCTAAAGAAGATCATTGTTGTGTAATTGAAAAACTAAAATCAGAGCTCCAAGCAACAAGACACCAATATGAAATCACTGTAAAAGAGCATAACCTAGAAGTTCAAAATCTGAgagaaaaacaagagagagagatttcagaacTACATCAGACTTTATTGTcaaattcagaaaaagaaaatatggcATTGGTTTTTGAAATACAGGATCTTAAGGAACAGTATCAAAAGCTCATacaggagaaggaagaagcagTGTTCAGTTATGAGAGTTTGAGGGAAACGCTGGAAACGCTACAAACTGAATTGGGGGAATCAGCTGGAAAGATCAGTCAGGAGTTTGAGTCaatgaagcagcagcaagcttcTGATGTCAGTGAGCTACAGCAGAAACTCAGAGCTGCTTTCAATGAAAAGGATGTTCTTCTTGAGACAGTGAATCATCTTCAGGAAGAAGCAGAAAAATTATCATCTAAACAAGCTGAGCTTAAGCATAAAATAGTCAGCTTTCAGGAGGCAAATGCGGCAATGGTGATCTCTCTTGATCAAAAAGAGACCACGGTAAAAGAACTGGAGGAAAAGGTGACTAGTCTTGCCTCTCAAAAAAATGGTATCTTACATGAACTGAAATCTTCTGCTGAAGAAGTAGAAAAACTCCAAGAAATGtgtaaaaaagaagaagaaaaggttcTGGAACTTCAGCAACAAGCAGAATTTGTTAACCAGCGCaacagtgaactgaaaaaaaatgtagaggATTTAACAGAGACACTAAAAGAAGCTTTAAAAGAGAAGGATGAGAATAACCAAAAGTTAGTGCAATTAGAGGAACAAATGGAAGCACTCTTGCTTGATAGAAAGAGTCTGTTATCTCAAGCATGTACTCTTCATGAGGAAAATGAGAAAATCAATaaggaaaaagacaaaataagTAGTAATTTGGAAAAGGTTGCCTCTGAAAAGGACTGGCTAGTGTTTAAAGAACAAGCTGAAAGTTTAGAAAAGAAATTACAaattgctgttgaagaaaaagatCATTTAACTATGCTTCTTGAAAACAAACAAGCACATGTATTACTTGTCAAAACTCAACTATACAGTTTACTTGAGCAAATAGGGTCCAGACtttcagatgatgatgatgaacatgATGCTATTAATTTGCTGCAGGTTGCAAATGAATCCTTAGCAAAAATGAAAGAAGAACAACAGAGCCTTACTTTGCAGAATGATGAAAAAGTTCTTCAGTTACAGCAGAAGGTTGAGAGACTTCAGAAAGAAAATGTAGTTCAATGTGCAGAGCTCAGATCTTTGCTGGAAAACATTGAAAAAGAAAAGTCTCTCTTAACCGAAAAATTAGAAGGAGCTTTGTCAGAAAAAGCAGCATTGCAGTTAGACATCCAAGAGAGGAAGAGTGCCAATGAGAAAGCAAGGAATGAAAACCAAGATCTTCTAGCTTGTATTGAAGAGATCTCTCAAAAACTTGCATGTTATGAAAGCCAAATACAAGAGCAACAGAAGGAATCTTTTACAGAAGAGCAAGAAAACCTAAAACTCAGTCTAGAACAAAGAGAGGCTGAACTTAGAAACGTGAAAGCTGAACTGACTTCTCTAAAG GATTTCATGGAGAAGTCGTCTGTAAAAAATGACCAACAATCTTCAGTAGCAGAACTACAAGAAAAAATTG TATGTCTGGAAAATCAAtctgcagagagagaagagaagttaAATAAAGTTAAAGTAATTGCTGTGAAAGCAAGGAAAGAACTAGATTCCAGTAGAAAAGAG GTGCAGTCCTTGAGAGAAGAATTAGAGTTGGTACGATCAGAGAAAGATCAGCTGTCTACTTCTATGAGGGACATCATCCAAGGAGCAGAAAGCTATAAG AATCTTTTGCTGGAATATGACAAGCAAGCAGAACAGCTGGATTTGGAAAAGGACCGAGCAACTAATCTTGAACATCAGATGGATGACCTTAGAAGACAACTACAGACTTCAACTCAGCAG AAAGACCAACTAAACTCTGCCAATGAAGACCTTATGGCTCGTATTGAAACTCTACAGTCTAACGTTAAACTGCTAGAAGCCCAGATATTAGAAACGCAAAAAGCCAAAGCAAAAGTCGATAAAGAACTGGAAGCTGAAAAATTTCTAAAAGAGCAAAAGATAAAG GACCACAGCAGCGCTGTAAGAGAACTTGAAGAGCTTCAGCTGCAGCttcagaaggaaaagaaacatcTTCAGAAAACTATGCAGGAACTTGAGCTGGCAAGGCGG GATGCCCAGAAGAGCACACTAATGGATATGGAAATGGCTGATTATGAGCGTTTAGTGAAAGAACTTAATCAGAAGATTAcagataaaaacaataaaattgaAGATCTTGAGCAAGAGATCAGaattcagaaacaaaaacaagaaacacTACAAGAAGAAATAA AATCTCTTCAATCTTCTGTGCTACAGTATGAGGAAAGAAACTCTCAGATAAAACAACTGCTAGTGAAAACCAAAAAAGAACTGGCAGATTCAAGGCAAGCT GAAAATGACCATCTAATACTTCAAGCATCATTAAAAGGAGAGCTAGAGGCAAGTCAGCAGCAAGTGGAAGTCTATAAG